One genomic window of Microbacterium testaceum StLB037 includes the following:
- a CDS encoding enolase C-terminal domain-like protein: MTLAETDTAFPQPWLPREEVRITDIRAIVTAPEGIPLVVVRVDTDQPGLYGYGCATFTQRWKAVVAFLEHVRPLVIGRYPGDIDDLTRLVRFTGYWREGPVGNNALSGLDMALWDIAGKRAGMPVYEMFGGRVRAAADTYLHAEGADAEATTEHARELIAAGQRHVRIQVGQQGTGHYGAPPLPGDFAWAKHAAGWRVEDYLVATPRLFAHVREELGDGVELLHDVHSRLSPSQAVTLTRSLEPYRPFFVEDVLAPEHWHRLGEVRQASPVPIAVGELATSFTDAARLVREHQVDYLRAHLSDVGGVSAARRLAVLADIEGVRTAWHSPGDASPFAVAAAVALDVTSPAFGIQEGHVYNEQTHEVFPGMIDIVDGWLTPNDAPGWGIEADEKAAARFPAGLSGHDAWAAKVRAPDGALIAP, encoded by the coding sequence ATGACCCTCGCCGAGACCGACACCGCCTTCCCGCAGCCCTGGCTGCCGCGCGAGGAGGTCCGCATCACCGACATCCGCGCGATCGTGACCGCCCCCGAGGGCATTCCGCTCGTGGTGGTGCGCGTCGACACCGACCAGCCGGGCCTGTACGGCTACGGCTGCGCGACGTTCACGCAGCGGTGGAAAGCCGTCGTGGCGTTCCTCGAGCACGTGCGTCCGCTCGTGATCGGCCGCTACCCCGGCGACATCGACGACCTCACGCGGCTCGTGCGCTTCACCGGGTACTGGCGCGAGGGGCCGGTCGGCAACAACGCGCTCTCGGGCCTCGACATGGCCCTCTGGGACATCGCCGGCAAGAGGGCCGGGATGCCGGTGTACGAGATGTTCGGCGGACGTGTCCGCGCCGCCGCCGACACGTATCTGCACGCCGAGGGCGCCGACGCCGAGGCGACCACCGAGCACGCGCGCGAACTGATCGCCGCCGGCCAGCGTCACGTCCGCATCCAGGTCGGGCAGCAGGGCACCGGGCACTACGGCGCTCCGCCCCTTCCGGGGGACTTCGCCTGGGCGAAGCACGCCGCGGGGTGGCGCGTCGAGGACTATCTGGTGGCCACGCCCCGGCTGTTCGCGCACGTCCGCGAGGAGCTCGGCGACGGCGTCGAGCTGCTGCACGACGTGCACTCGCGCCTCAGCCCGAGCCAGGCCGTCACCCTGACCCGCAGCCTCGAGCCCTACCGGCCGTTCTTCGTCGAGGACGTGCTCGCCCCCGAGCACTGGCACCGCCTCGGCGAGGTGCGTCAGGCGTCTCCCGTGCCGATCGCCGTCGGCGAGCTCGCCACCTCGTTCACGGACGCTGCCCGGCTCGTCCGCGAGCACCAGGTCGACTACCTCCGCGCGCACCTCTCCGACGTCGGCGGCGTGAGCGCGGCCCGGCGCCTCGCGGTCCTCGCCGACATCGAGGGCGTCCGCACGGCGTGGCACTCCCCCGGCGATGCCTCCCCCTTCGCGGTGGCGGCCGCGGTCGCGCTCGACGTCACCTCCCCGGCCTTCGGCATCCAGGAGGGGCACGTCTACAACGAGCAGACGCACGAGGTCTTCCCCGGGATGATCGACATCGTCGACGGCTGGCTGACCCCCAACGACGCCCCCGGATGGGGCATCGAGGCCGACGAGAAGGCCGCCGCCCGCTTCCCCGCCGGGCTCTCCGGCCACGACGCCTGGGCCGCGAAAGTGCGCGCACCCGACGGAGCGCTGATCGCCCCGTGA
- a CDS encoding sugar kinase codes for MGHVFTFGEALATFFVAGGRPSAVAVAGAELNTAVGVARLGHRATWMSRLGDDAFSAVVRETLSTEGVDSRAVRTIPGGKTGLIVKERVSDEAVRSEHYRAGSAAAGLTAADLDGIPLDDVDWLHASCITPSLGEGPRELFERAIHDAAARGIPVSLDTNHRPQLIDDAGLRDAVDDVIDDVDTLLCNEDEARVLTGLDEPERAIAELLARGPRTVVVKLGRRGALAADAGGVRRTDALKIPPPHHPVGAGDAFAAGWITSILEGLPVDAALRRGAWCAARVVADPGDHTGFPTRARLDEVAA; via the coding sequence ATGGGTCACGTCTTCACCTTCGGGGAGGCCCTCGCGACGTTCTTCGTCGCCGGCGGTCGCCCCTCCGCGGTCGCGGTGGCGGGCGCCGAGCTGAACACCGCCGTCGGGGTGGCGCGCCTCGGCCACCGGGCGACGTGGATGTCACGACTCGGCGACGACGCCTTCTCCGCCGTGGTGCGCGAGACCCTGTCGACCGAGGGTGTCGACTCTCGCGCGGTGAGGACGATACCCGGCGGCAAGACAGGGCTCATCGTGAAGGAGCGCGTGAGCGACGAGGCCGTGCGCAGCGAGCACTACCGCGCAGGTTCCGCCGCGGCGGGGCTCACCGCCGCCGACCTCGACGGCATCCCGCTCGACGACGTCGACTGGCTGCACGCCTCCTGCATCACGCCGTCGCTCGGCGAAGGACCCCGCGAACTGTTCGAGCGAGCGATCCACGACGCCGCCGCCCGCGGCATCCCGGTGTCACTCGACACCAATCACCGGCCCCAGCTGATCGACGACGCGGGGTTGCGCGACGCGGTCGACGACGTGATCGACGACGTCGACACCCTGCTGTGCAATGAAGACGAAGCACGCGTGCTCACGGGCCTCGACGAGCCCGAGCGTGCGATCGCGGAACTGCTCGCGCGCGGCCCGCGCACGGTCGTCGTGAAGCTCGGCCGTCGCGGCGCCCTGGCGGCCGACGCCGGCGGCGTGCGCCGCACCGACGCCCTCAAGATCCCGCCGCCCCACCACCCCGTCGGCGCGGGCGACGCGTTCGCCGCCGGGTGGATCACGTCGATCCTCGAGGGTCTGCCGGTCGACGCCGCCCTCCGGCGCGGGGCGTGGTGCGCCGCGCGGGTCGTCGCGGACCCGGGCGACCACACGGGCTTCCCGACGCGCGCTCGACTCGACGAGGTCGCGGCGTGA
- a CDS encoding galactose mutarotase, whose amino-acid sequence MSGGRVVIASGILRAEIDPEGARIASLTHLPTGRELLATTPWADEPRDAFALPDSSGEWHRRYPGGWHVLLPRAGDPPADVEPRQPFHGEAAWRTWTLAAGESSCDARVTLRTVPLEIERTAALVDDELRLDTAVRNVSGAPVRVGWAEHPAFAGELFDGSSTVRSGERDIPVPAAPSAGFDDVSGAAGSLRISGKLRLDLTWDPLLFPRLFVWRERRGSTGFPWWGAVDAVGLEPSSDPYAHPHDALGSIEVASGETVRSRVVLRVRGIDAPTP is encoded by the coding sequence GTGAGCGGGGGACGCGTCGTCATCGCGAGCGGCATCCTACGAGCCGAGATCGACCCCGAGGGTGCGCGCATCGCCTCGCTCACGCACCTGCCGACGGGGCGCGAGCTCCTCGCCACCACCCCGTGGGCCGACGAGCCGCGCGACGCGTTCGCGCTGCCCGACTCCAGCGGCGAGTGGCACCGGCGCTACCCGGGCGGCTGGCACGTCCTGCTCCCCCGCGCGGGAGACCCGCCCGCCGACGTCGAGCCGCGGCAGCCCTTCCACGGCGAGGCGGCGTGGCGCACCTGGACGCTCGCGGCCGGCGAGTCGTCGTGTGACGCGCGCGTGACCCTGCGCACGGTCCCTCTCGAGATCGAGCGGACCGCCGCGCTGGTCGACGACGAACTGCGCCTCGACACCGCCGTGCGCAACGTGTCCGGGGCGCCCGTGCGTGTCGGTTGGGCGGAGCACCCGGCGTTCGCCGGCGAACTGTTCGACGGCTCGAGCACGGTGCGCTCCGGCGAGCGCGACATCCCGGTACCCGCGGCTCCCTCCGCCGGCTTCGACGACGTCTCCGGCGCCGCGGGTTCGCTCCGGATCAGCGGGAAGCTGCGCCTGGATCTCACCTGGGACCCGCTCCTGTTCCCGCGCCTCTTCGTCTGGCGCGAGCGGCGCGGATCGACGGGGTTCCCCTGGTGGGGAGCAGTGGATGCCGTCGGCCTCGAGCCCTCGTCCGACCCCTACGCCCATCCGCACGACGCCCTCGGCTCGATCGAGGTCGCATCCGGCGAGACGGTGCGCTCGCGCGTGGTCCTCCGCGTCCGTGGCATCGACGCCCCGACCCCCTAA
- a CDS encoding DUF4038 domain-containing protein, whose protein sequence is MSWTLAPSRRWLLRDGEPTFLLADTVWAAFGGASPDEWLDHLERRRRQGFNALLFSILPIEHDRSSGTRSPYAIRDGRIDFAAGDDAYWDDAERVLTTARAHGFTPMLVLLWNNFVPGTWGAGLTPDHVMDAEQTTSYVAEAVARFARFDPIWIVSGDDDLNEDTALARYSAVAAQVRELAPEQLITWHDTPTARMPGAIADGELVDFHGLQSGHNEAWDTLPAELTRYYRAMDVARPIINLEPCYEGLGRFAGRERHSAADVRRASWTGVVAGAAAGLGYGAHGVWSWHRRGEDFAAGDVHGHPFPFSVAAAFPGADDVSFLRRVIEDERLWGLDGDADLLHAEPSGAIAGRTPENVVAVYAPSAFALTLRGRATPDLDVRVYDLAERRPDAARWTAVAGGVRLEQSEFPGDALFVVRGLAPDAD, encoded by the coding sequence ATGTCCTGGACCCTCGCGCCGTCGCGGCGCTGGCTGCTGCGCGACGGCGAGCCGACGTTCCTGCTCGCCGACACCGTGTGGGCGGCGTTCGGCGGCGCGAGCCCCGACGAGTGGCTCGACCACCTCGAACGCCGCCGCCGACAGGGCTTCAACGCCCTGCTCTTCAGCATCCTGCCCATCGAACACGACCGCTCCAGTGGCACGCGCTCGCCCTACGCGATCCGCGACGGTCGTATCGACTTCGCCGCGGGCGACGACGCCTACTGGGACGACGCCGAGCGCGTGCTGACCACCGCCCGCGCCCACGGTTTCACCCCGATGCTCGTGCTGCTGTGGAACAACTTCGTGCCCGGGACCTGGGGCGCCGGTCTCACCCCGGATCACGTGATGGATGCCGAGCAGACGACGTCGTACGTGGCCGAAGCCGTCGCCCGCTTCGCGCGATTCGATCCCATCTGGATCGTCTCGGGCGACGACGACCTCAACGAAGACACGGCTCTGGCGCGTTACAGCGCCGTCGCCGCGCAGGTCCGCGAGCTCGCGCCCGAACAGCTCATCACCTGGCACGACACCCCGACCGCGCGCATGCCCGGCGCGATCGCCGACGGCGAGCTGGTCGATTTCCACGGGCTGCAGTCCGGGCACAACGAGGCCTGGGACACCCTCCCCGCCGAGCTCACGCGGTACTACCGGGCGATGGACGTCGCGCGACCGATCATCAACCTCGAGCCCTGCTACGAGGGGCTCGGCCGCTTCGCCGGCCGGGAGCGGCACTCCGCGGCCGACGTGCGCCGCGCGAGCTGGACCGGTGTCGTCGCGGGAGCCGCGGCCGGCCTCGGCTACGGCGCCCACGGCGTGTGGTCGTGGCATCGCCGTGGCGAGGACTTCGCCGCGGGCGATGTGCACGGCCACCCCTTCCCCTTCTCGGTCGCCGCGGCCTTCCCCGGTGCCGACGACGTGTCGTTCCTGCGCCGCGTGATCGAGGACGAGCGGCTGTGGGGCCTCGACGGGGATGCCGACCTGCTCCACGCCGAGCCCTCGGGCGCGATCGCGGGTCGGACGCCGGAGAACGTGGTCGCCGTCTACGCGCCGTCCGCGTTCGCGCTGACGCTCCGCGGTCGGGCCACGCCCGACCTCGACGTCCGCGTGTACGACCTCGCGGAGCGCCGGCCGGATGCCGCGCGATGGACCGCTGTCGCCGGAGGCGTGCGGCTCGAGCAGTCCGAGTTCCCCGGCGACGCCCTGTTCGTCGTGCGGGGCCTCGCGCCGGACGCGGACTGA
- a CDS encoding NAD-dependent epimerase/dehydratase family protein → MSRILVTGADGEIGRAVSESLVAAGHAVTALSLSFSSAHPADRLIEGDATAPDVVDSAMDDVDAVAHFAAIPHPSLGTPIDVFRVNTAATFTVLTRAGERGVRRAVIASSINAIGYPNNPHGALPPAFPLDAHTPPDIADAYSLSKLVDERTAAYAHRRYGLDVVALRFPLVKWPDVLRDAAHDVEDDPARLAREGWAYLTMRDATRAVQRALDADLVGAPVIPLSAADTLLPIDSAELVARYAPGTVLSRPVLGRDALVDTSAARDLLGFVPSESIHDGTATERASLIRSER, encoded by the coding sequence ATGAGCCGCATCCTCGTCACGGGCGCCGACGGCGAGATCGGTCGCGCGGTCAGCGAGAGCCTCGTCGCCGCCGGACACGCCGTCACCGCCCTGTCGCTGTCGTTCTCGTCGGCGCACCCGGCCGATCGCCTCATCGAGGGCGACGCCACCGCACCCGACGTCGTCGACTCCGCGATGGACGACGTCGACGCCGTCGCCCACTTCGCCGCGATCCCGCACCCCAGCCTCGGCACCCCGATCGACGTCTTCCGCGTCAACACCGCGGCGACCTTCACGGTGCTCACCCGCGCCGGTGAGCGGGGCGTGCGCCGCGCCGTGATCGCGAGCAGCATCAACGCGATCGGGTACCCGAACAACCCCCACGGGGCGTTGCCCCCGGCGTTCCCGCTGGACGCGCACACCCCGCCCGACATCGCCGACGCCTACTCGCTCTCCAAGCTCGTCGACGAGCGCACCGCTGCGTACGCGCACCGCCGCTACGGTCTCGACGTCGTCGCGCTGCGCTTCCCCCTGGTGAAGTGGCCGGACGTGCTCCGCGACGCGGCCCACGACGTCGAGGACGACCCGGCGCGGCTCGCCCGCGAGGGGTGGGCGTACCTCACGATGCGCGACGCCACCCGTGCGGTGCAGCGCGCCCTCGACGCCGATCTCGTCGGCGCACCCGTCATCCCCCTCAGCGCCGCCGACACGCTGCTGCCCATCGACTCGGCAGAGCTGGTGGCGCGCTACGCGCCCGGCACCGTGCTCTCGCGCCCGGTCCTCGGTCGCGATGCCCTCGTCGACACGAGCGCGGCCCGCGACCTGCTCGGCTTCGTACCGAGCGAGTCCATCCACGACGGCACCGCCACCGAACGGGCGTCCCTGATCAGGAGCGAACGATGA
- the panC gene encoding pantoate--beta-alanine ligase translates to MSSRIVRTVADLRVALAPLRGEAIGFVPTMGALHEGHLSLLRAARSENATVVLSIFVNPTQFGEAADLAAYPRTEEADVALAEEAGIDLVFAPSPAEMYPAGFATTVSVGGAITDTLEGAFRGRSHFDGVATVVAKLLLAVQPDRAYFGAKDAQQVVVVRRMVSDLGIPVEIVARPTSRDHDGLARSSRNTRLSADERAVAAVIPRSLRAAQDAFASGIRDPNRLASVVRDELTTERLEPEYVEIVDAGSLEPIAEIGAPALLVLAVRVGQVRLIDNVILGVDDLISTTGSLP, encoded by the coding sequence ATGAGCAGCCGCATCGTCCGCACCGTCGCCGACCTCCGCGTGGCGCTCGCCCCGCTCCGCGGCGAGGCGATCGGTTTCGTCCCCACGATGGGAGCCCTCCACGAGGGCCACCTCTCCCTGCTGCGCGCCGCCCGGTCGGAGAACGCGACCGTGGTGCTGTCGATCTTCGTCAACCCGACGCAGTTCGGCGAGGCCGCCGACCTCGCCGCCTACCCGCGCACGGAGGAGGCCGACGTGGCCCTGGCCGAGGAGGCCGGCATCGACCTCGTCTTCGCCCCCTCTCCCGCCGAGATGTACCCGGCCGGCTTCGCGACGACGGTCTCCGTCGGCGGAGCGATCACGGACACGCTCGAGGGCGCGTTCCGCGGGCGCTCCCACTTCGACGGGGTCGCCACGGTCGTCGCCAAGCTGCTGCTCGCGGTCCAGCCCGACCGCGCGTACTTCGGCGCGAAAGACGCCCAGCAGGTCGTCGTCGTCCGGCGCATGGTGAGCGACCTCGGTATCCCCGTCGAGATCGTGGCCCGCCCGACTTCCCGCGATCACGACGGGCTCGCGCGTTCGAGCCGCAACACCCGGTTGTCGGCCGACGAGCGCGCTGTCGCCGCTGTCATCCCGCGCTCGCTTCGAGCGGCACAGGATGCCTTCGCCTCCGGCATCCGGGATCCGAACCGCCTCGCGAGCGTCGTCCGCGACGAGCTCACGACCGAGCGCCTCGAGCCGGAGTACGTCGAGATCGTCGATGCCGGGAGCCTCGAACCGATCGCCGAGATCGGCGCTCCGGCCCTGCTCGTCCTCGCCGTCCGGGTGGGGCAGGTCCGACTCATCGACAACGTTATCCTCGGCGTGGACGATCTCATCTCGACGACGGGGAGCCTGCCGTGA
- a CDS encoding LacI family DNA-binding transcriptional regulator — MAKDAISLRDVAALAGVSVPTASKVLRGQGKVSDATRERILSVAKRLDYQPNALGQFLAQGRSATVGVLTVNAPGAFTMPVLTGATTALGARDLSVLVSDAHLDRALFAATARKLRARNIDGLLVIGDGSSSDIHSVSAGFTVPVVYAYGHSDDAEDASFLHDGYGAGRLAGEHLVSIGCRRIAHVTASEEDRSARDRFTGLADALSDAGLSLDPGLVLRGDWSQSWGREAAQRLVASGTPFDAVCCGNDTMATAVAGVLAEAGIRVPTDVAITGMDNIAGLTGQDDNSLTTIDLRLSALGDRAANYLADVIAGTDYAPGRHVEPALLVTGLSTAR; from the coding sequence ATGGCGAAAGACGCGATCTCTCTCCGCGACGTGGCGGCGCTGGCTGGAGTTTCCGTCCCCACGGCGTCGAAAGTGCTGCGCGGGCAGGGGAAGGTCTCGGATGCCACGCGCGAACGCATCCTGTCCGTCGCCAAACGCCTCGACTATCAGCCGAACGCCCTGGGCCAGTTCCTCGCCCAGGGGCGCAGCGCCACCGTCGGTGTGCTCACCGTCAACGCCCCCGGCGCCTTCACGATGCCGGTGCTGACCGGCGCGACCACGGCCCTCGGTGCGCGCGACCTGTCGGTGCTCGTGTCGGACGCGCACCTCGACCGCGCGCTCTTCGCCGCCACCGCGCGAAAGCTCCGCGCCCGCAACATCGACGGTCTCCTCGTCATCGGTGACGGGTCGAGCTCCGACATCCACTCCGTCAGCGCCGGGTTCACCGTGCCGGTGGTCTACGCGTACGGTCATTCCGACGATGCCGAGGACGCATCATTCCTGCACGACGGCTACGGCGCGGGCCGCCTCGCCGGCGAGCACCTCGTCTCGATCGGGTGCCGGCGCATCGCCCACGTCACCGCCTCGGAGGAGGACCGCTCCGCGCGCGACCGCTTCACCGGCCTCGCCGACGCCCTCTCCGACGCCGGGCTCTCCCTCGATCCCGGCCTCGTGCTCCGCGGCGATTGGTCGCAGTCCTGGGGCCGCGAGGCCGCCCAGCGTCTCGTCGCCTCCGGCACGCCCTTCGACGCGGTGTGCTGCGGCAACGACACCATGGCCACCGCCGTGGCCGGCGTCCTCGCGGAAGCCGGCATCCGGGTGCCCACCGACGTCGCCATCACCGGTATGGACAACATCGCCGGCCTGACCGGCCAGGACGACAACAGTCTCACCACGATCGACCTGCGCCTGAGCGCCCTCGGCGACCGCGCGGCCAACTACCTCGCCGACGTCATCGCCGGCACGGATTACGCACCCGGCCGGCACGTCGAGCCCGCGCTGCTGGTCACCGGCCTGTCGACCGCGCGCTGA
- a CDS encoding L-lactate dehydrogenase — MSVIENSKLTVVGAGSVGASVAYAALIRGSARHVALYDIAEAKVEAEVLDLAHGTQFTGSSDIVGGSDVSVAEGSHVVVITAGAKQNPGQTRTELAATNARIIRDMMPKLLAVAPNAVYVIVTNPCDVLTVLAQEATGLPTRRIFASGTVLDTSRLRWKLAQRAGVATSSVHAWIVGEHGDTEFPLWSTATIGSVPITEFDLPDGGRFTKDELDAIAVDVRDAAYKVIQGKGATNYAIGLSSARIVEAILRDEHAILPVSTVLEDFHGISGMALSVPSIVSAKGAVPLPGTPFSDGELALLRRSADALTTVAESLRD; from the coding sequence ATGAGCGTGATCGAGAACTCCAAGCTGACGGTCGTGGGCGCAGGAAGCGTGGGGGCGAGCGTCGCGTACGCCGCTCTCATCCGGGGGTCGGCGCGGCACGTCGCGCTGTACGACATCGCCGAGGCCAAGGTCGAGGCCGAGGTGCTCGACCTCGCGCACGGCACCCAGTTCACCGGCTCGAGCGACATCGTCGGCGGCAGCGACGTCTCGGTCGCCGAGGGCTCGCACGTCGTCGTCATCACCGCCGGCGCCAAGCAGAACCCGGGCCAGACCCGAACCGAGCTCGCCGCGACGAACGCGCGCATCATCCGCGACATGATGCCGAAGCTGCTCGCGGTCGCCCCGAACGCCGTCTACGTGATCGTCACGAACCCCTGCGACGTGCTGACCGTGCTCGCACAGGAGGCCACCGGCCTGCCGACGCGCCGCATCTTCGCTTCAGGCACCGTCCTCGACACCTCGCGCCTGCGCTGGAAGCTCGCGCAGCGCGCGGGCGTCGCCACCTCGAGCGTTCACGCGTGGATCGTCGGAGAGCACGGCGACACGGAGTTCCCGCTGTGGTCGACCGCGACGATCGGCTCCGTCCCCATCACGGAGTTCGACCTCCCCGACGGCGGGCGTTTCACGAAGGACGAACTGGATGCCATCGCCGTCGACGTCCGCGACGCCGCCTACAAGGTCATCCAGGGCAAGGGCGCCACGAACTACGCGATCGGCCTGTCGAGCGCCCGCATCGTGGAGGCGATCCTGCGCGACGAACACGCGATCCTGCCCGTGAGCACCGTGCTCGAGGACTTCCACGGCATCAGCGGGATGGCCCTCTCCGTCCCCTCGATCGTGAGCGCGAAGGGAGCTGTTCCGCTGCCCGGCACCCCGTTCTCCGACGGAGAGCTGGCGCTCCTCCGCCGCTCCGCCGACGCCCTGACGACCGTGGCGGAGTCGCTGCGCGACTGA
- a CDS encoding carbohydrate ABC transporter permease: MSLLSLGRRRPAAAPEPLTRTNISDADRSRPSVRISLTVGHVLVLAALIIAGLGPIVWLALAAVSPTQDLIRGPFSFFSSGVVQWENLGIAWERGRIGHYLTNTAILAAGSVVTTLLVSTTAAFVITVLRPRWGKLLSGAILATLFIPGIVSLVPLYLTVRELPVLGFSLIDTWWAVWLPAGATAFNVLIISRFLEAIPADLYEAARIDGAGPLRILWSIVLPLARPILGVVGLLTVVASWKDYLWPLLVLPTPDNQPVSVALPRLADQTELSVQMAALFLSLIIPVALFLIFQRQFLRGASMAGGVKG; encoded by the coding sequence ATGAGCCTGCTCTCCCTCGGCCGTCGTCGTCCCGCCGCCGCGCCCGAGCCCCTCACCCGCACCAACATCTCGGATGCCGACCGCTCCCGGCCCTCGGTACGGATCAGCCTGACCGTCGGTCACGTCCTCGTGCTCGCCGCGCTGATCATCGCCGGTCTCGGTCCGATCGTCTGGCTCGCCCTCGCGGCGGTCTCGCCGACGCAGGACCTCATCCGCGGCCCGTTCTCGTTCTTCTCCAGCGGCGTCGTGCAGTGGGAGAACCTCGGCATCGCGTGGGAACGCGGCCGCATCGGGCACTACCTCACCAACACCGCGATCCTCGCGGCGGGCTCGGTGGTGACCACGCTTCTCGTGTCGACGACCGCGGCCTTCGTCATCACGGTGCTGCGCCCGCGGTGGGGGAAGCTGCTCTCCGGCGCGATCCTGGCGACCCTCTTCATCCCCGGCATCGTCTCGCTCGTCCCGCTGTACCTCACGGTGCGCGAACTGCCGGTCCTCGGCTTCTCCCTCATCGACACGTGGTGGGCCGTATGGCTCCCCGCGGGCGCCACGGCGTTCAACGTGCTGATCATCTCGCGCTTCCTCGAGGCGATCCCCGCCGACCTGTACGAAGCCGCCCGTATCGACGGCGCCGGCCCGCTCCGCATCCTGTGGAGCATCGTTCTGCCGCTCGCGCGTCCGATCCTCGGCGTCGTCGGTCTGCTGACCGTGGTGGCGTCGTGGAAGGACTACCTCTGGCCCCTGCTCGTGCTGCCCACGCCCGACAATCAGCCGGTCTCGGTGGCGCTGCCGCGCCTGGCCGATCAGACCGAGCTCAGCGTGCAGATGGCCGCGCTGTTCCTCTCGCTCATCATCCCGGTGGCGCTGTTCCTCATCTTCCAGCGCCAGTTCCTGCGGGGCGCGAGCATGGCGGGCGGGGTGAAGGGATGA
- a CDS encoding DUF2520 domain-containing protein: MTPPPPSPPLLDGPLLVVGDGRMGRALVAALEAAGLGVAGPAGRGESGTDAAIVLLAVPDAEIAAAARAIAPGRTVGHLSGSLDLSVLHPHEAFSIHPLMTVTGAGTSFAGVTAALSATSPAAYAVASALTAALGMTGVEVLDTDRAAYHAAASIAANFLVTLEGMAEQLAATAGVEREALVPLVRAAVDNWAERGAAASLTGPISRGDAATIARQRQAVAERLPDRLALFDALIEATRELAAVQRTGIETTP, encoded by the coding sequence ATGACTCCGCCGCCTCCCTCCCCTCCCCTGCTCGACGGGCCCCTCCTCGTCGTCGGCGACGGTCGCATGGGACGCGCGCTCGTCGCCGCTCTCGAGGCTGCCGGCCTGGGAGTCGCGGGACCCGCGGGCCGGGGCGAATCCGGCACCGACGCCGCGATCGTCCTCCTCGCCGTCCCGGATGCCGAGATCGCGGCGGCCGCACGCGCGATCGCGCCCGGACGGACGGTCGGTCACCTCTCGGGCTCGCTCGATCTGTCGGTTCTGCACCCGCACGAGGCCTTCAGCATCCACCCCCTGATGACGGTCACGGGCGCCGGAACGTCGTTCGCCGGCGTCACGGCCGCCCTCTCGGCGACCTCACCGGCGGCGTACGCCGTCGCGTCGGCTCTCACCGCCGCACTCGGGATGACCGGCGTCGAGGTCCTCGACACCGATCGCGCGGCGTATCACGCGGCCGCCTCGATCGCGGCGAACTTCCTGGTCACGCTCGAGGGCATGGCGGAGCAGCTCGCGGCGACCGCGGGCGTCGAGCGCGAAGCTCTCGTCCCCCTCGTCCGGGCCGCCGTCGACAACTGGGCGGAACGCGGAGCCGCGGCCTCGCTCACCGGGCCGATCTCTCGCGGCGACGCCGCCACGATCGCGCGGCAGCGGCAGGCCGTCGCCGAGCGCCTCCCCGACCGGCTGGCCCTGTTCGACGCGCTCATCGAGGCCACCCGCGAACTCGCCGCCGTACAACGAACCGGAATCGAGACGACCCCATGA
- the panB gene encoding 3-methyl-2-oxobutanoate hydroxymethyltransferase, whose product MTRPRVTLRRLSELAEAGTPIVMVTAYDFPSGRVAERAGVDMVLVGDSGAQVVLGHPDTTSVTLDEMVTLAKAVRRAVQTPLVVCDLPFGTTELSDEQAVATSVRFVHEAGADAVKIEGANPARLSRLRAIVEAGIPVVGHVGLTPQTATALGGLRAQGRTDEDAIRVARDALSVQDAGAFAIVIEAVPSEVVAEIRRALHIPVIGIGAGEADGQVLVQHDLLGITEGRAPVFVKRYAALGDAMVEGVEAFAREVREGVFPAAEHTYRAAPGAAAAVREFLDGL is encoded by the coding sequence GTGACGCGCCCCCGGGTGACGCTCCGCCGTCTCAGCGAGCTCGCCGAAGCCGGTACGCCGATCGTCATGGTGACGGCGTACGACTTTCCGTCGGGCCGCGTGGCCGAGCGCGCGGGCGTGGACATGGTGTTGGTCGGCGACTCCGGGGCACAGGTCGTGCTCGGACACCCCGACACCACCTCGGTGACCCTCGACGAGATGGTGACGCTCGCGAAAGCCGTGCGCCGCGCGGTGCAGACGCCGCTCGTGGTGTGCGATCTGCCGTTCGGAACGACCGAGCTGAGTGACGAGCAGGCGGTCGCGACGTCCGTCCGCTTCGTCCACGAGGCCGGCGCCGACGCGGTCAAGATCGAGGGCGCGAACCCGGCCCGCCTTTCGCGACTGCGAGCGATCGTCGAGGCCGGCATCCCGGTCGTCGGGCACGTGGGCCTCACCCCGCAGACCGCGACGGCGCTCGGCGGCCTCCGGGCCCAGGGCCGTACCGATGAGGACGCGATCCGCGTGGCCCGCGATGCCCTCTCCGTTCAGGATGCCGGAGCCTTCGCGATCGTGATCGAAGCCGTTCCGTCCGAGGTCGTCGCCGAGATCCGCCGCGCCCTCCACATCCCCGTGATCGGCATCGGCGCCGGAGAGGCCGACGGCCAGGTCCTCGTCCAGCACGACCTGCTCGGCATCACCGAGGGCCGCGCCCCCGTCTTCGTCAAGCGCTACGCCGCGCTCGGCGACGCGATGGTGGAGGGCGTCGAGGCGTTCGCGCGCGAGGTGCGCGAGGGCGTCTTCCCCGCGGCGGAGCACACGTATCGGGCTGCACCGGGCGCGGCGGCGGCGGTGCGGGAGTTCCTCGACGGGCTGTGA